One part of the Streptomyces sp. NBC_00286 genome encodes these proteins:
- a CDS encoding acyl-CoA dehydrogenase family protein encodes MTDLLYSEEEEALRAAVRDLLADHCDPADVLARAESGTPYDPELWKALADSMGLAGLLVPEALGGQGATHREVAVVLEELGRAVAPAPYLTSAVVATEALLACEADDLLGELASGRRIGALAVALNVAPGAAYRLVRHENGALHGELTGIADAAVADVLFVPADDGGLYVVEADAVTVRPQVSLDLTRPVATVVLDGAAGRLLGDAEPAVRRGLRAGAGLLASEQLGLADWCLTETVRYLKDRKQFNRPVGGFQALKHRLAQLWLEVVNTRAAVRNAADALATGSTDADLAVALAQAYAAPVAVHAAEEAVQLHGGIGMTWEHPVHLYLKRSKADSIAYGTAGRHREALAELVDLPAP; translated from the coding sequence ATGACGGATCTGCTGTACTCGGAGGAGGAAGAGGCGCTGCGCGCGGCGGTACGCGACCTCCTCGCCGACCACTGCGACCCGGCGGACGTGCTCGCCCGCGCGGAGTCCGGCACGCCGTACGACCCCGAGCTGTGGAAGGCCCTCGCCGACAGCATGGGCCTTGCCGGCCTCCTGGTCCCCGAGGCGCTGGGAGGCCAGGGCGCCACGCACCGCGAAGTCGCCGTGGTGCTGGAGGAGTTGGGCCGCGCGGTCGCTCCCGCGCCCTATCTGACGAGTGCGGTAGTTGCCACGGAGGCGCTGCTCGCCTGCGAGGCCGACGACCTCCTCGGCGAGCTGGCGTCCGGGCGGAGAATCGGCGCCCTCGCCGTTGCGCTGAACGTCGCTCCCGGCGCCGCCTATCGGCTCGTACGGCATGAGAACGGCGCCCTGCACGGGGAGTTGACCGGCATCGCGGACGCGGCCGTCGCCGACGTACTGTTCGTGCCCGCGGACGACGGCGGCCTGTACGTGGTGGAGGCCGACGCCGTGACCGTCCGCCCTCAGGTGTCCCTGGACCTGACCCGGCCGGTGGCGACGGTGGTACTGGACGGCGCGGCCGGCCGGCTGCTGGGGGATGCCGAACCCGCCGTACGACGCGGTCTGCGGGCCGGAGCCGGGCTGCTCGCCTCCGAGCAACTGGGCCTCGCCGACTGGTGTTTGACCGAGACGGTCCGCTATCTGAAGGACCGTAAGCAGTTCAACCGGCCCGTCGGCGGCTTCCAGGCCCTCAAGCACCGGCTCGCCCAGCTGTGGCTGGAGGTCGTCAACACGCGTGCCGCGGTTCGCAACGCCGCCGACGCGCTGGCCACCGGGAGCACGGACGCGGATCTGGCGGTCGCGCTCGCCCAGGCGTACGCGGCACCCGTCGCGGTCCATGCCGCCGAGGAGGCGGTGCAGTTGCACGGCGGCATCGGCATGACGTGGGAGCACCCCGTGCACCTCTACCTGAAGCGGTCCAAGGCCGACTCGATCGCGTACGGAACGGCCGGCCGCCATCGCGAGGCGCTGGCTGAACTGGTTGACCTGCCAGCACCCTGA
- a CDS encoding phosphatidylinositol-specific phospholipase C/glycerophosphodiester phosphodiesterase family protein has product MALTTRRRALTTFAAALAGSVAVPAYAQASERKHGPRPLWRAHAHNDYLHPRPLFDALGHRFGSLEADIFLVGDQLLVAHDAVDLDPARTLESLYLEPLARRVKANHGSVYRGYRKPIQLLIDLKTEGSSTYLERDRHLRRYKHLFTTYAYGRVFPGPVTAVISGDRAARIPMEAQRVRRAFYDGRLADLGGPAPASFIPLISDNWNLNFTWQGTGPFPEAERQKLRSIIATAHQRRQKVRFWATPDLAGPPRDALWGELLAADVDYINTDDLAGLEKFLDANRRA; this is encoded by the coding sequence ATGGCCCTCACCACCCGTCGCAGAGCGCTCACCACCTTCGCCGCCGCCCTCGCCGGCTCGGTCGCCGTGCCCGCGTACGCGCAGGCGAGTGAGCGGAAGCACGGACCGCGCCCGCTGTGGCGTGCCCACGCGCACAACGACTACCTGCACCCCAGGCCCCTGTTCGACGCCCTGGGCCACCGGTTCGGCAGCCTTGAGGCCGATATCTTCCTCGTCGGCGATCAGCTTCTGGTGGCCCACGACGCGGTCGATCTCGACCCGGCCCGCACTCTCGAGTCGCTGTACCTCGAGCCGCTCGCCCGCCGTGTGAAGGCCAACCACGGCTCGGTGTACCGGGGTTACCGCAAGCCGATCCAGCTCCTGATCGACCTCAAGACCGAGGGCTCCTCGACGTACCTCGAACGCGACCGCCATCTGCGCCGCTACAAGCACCTGTTCACGACGTACGCGTACGGGCGGGTCTTCCCCGGCCCGGTCACCGCCGTGATCTCCGGCGACCGTGCGGCCCGTATACCGATGGAGGCCCAAAGGGTGCGGCGCGCCTTCTACGACGGCCGTCTCGCCGACCTCGGCGGCCCGGCGCCCGCCTCCTTCATCCCGCTGATCAGCGACAACTGGAACCTCAACTTCACCTGGCAGGGCACCGGTCCCTTCCCCGAAGCCGAGCGCCAGAAGCTGCGGAGCATCATCGCCACGGCCCACCAGCGCCGCCAGAAGGTCCGCTTCTGGGCCACGCCCGACCTGGCGGGCCCGCCCCGCGACGCGCTCTGGGGCGAACTCCTCGCGGCCGACGTCGACTACATCAACACCGATGACCTCGCGGGACTTGAGAAGTTCCTGGACGCCAACAGGCGGGCCTAG
- a CDS encoding phosphodiester glycosidase family protein has product MERGRYRTVLTVLAVWSVLAGAALVGAAPAGGVEGATPSVARVAIAPGVTYSEFDIPAAKGPAHAHVLSVDLRDPRVGVDLMYPGAVAARAPISQLADARGAVAGVNGDFFNITETQHPGVEATGASVGPAIASGRTLKAAVPDGQRFGPALPPGTSTKDVLGVGIDGRARLDSMALDGSVRTSGARLPLGGLNQYALPVGSVGAFTSDWGRVSRVRATCGTDTERAAPCSADTHEVTVKDGRVVSHADMPGSGPIAAGTTVLVGREAGAQQLRKLSLGERVAVTHRLVAAASRIPYRFVVGGYPVLRGGQPLAGLDNATAAVRTAAGISDGGKRLTLLALDGAPEFRTGLTIAEVAAVMRQLGSIDAFSLDGGGSSTLVAREPGAAAVSVRNHPSAGAERPVPNGIGVFSLR; this is encoded by the coding sequence ATGGAACGTGGACGGTACAGAACCGTACTGACGGTTCTCGCGGTATGGAGTGTGCTGGCCGGTGCCGCCCTGGTGGGGGCAGCACCGGCCGGCGGCGTCGAGGGCGCCACGCCCTCGGTGGCCCGGGTCGCGATCGCGCCGGGCGTGACGTACTCGGAATTCGACATTCCAGCAGCCAAGGGGCCGGCTCACGCACATGTGCTGAGCGTCGATCTCCGCGATCCCCGAGTGGGTGTCGACCTCATGTACCCCGGCGCGGTGGCGGCCCGCGCCCCCATCTCTCAACTGGCCGACGCGCGCGGCGCCGTCGCGGGTGTCAACGGCGACTTCTTCAACATCACCGAGACCCAGCATCCGGGTGTCGAGGCGACGGGCGCGTCCGTCGGCCCGGCGATCGCGAGCGGGCGGACACTCAAGGCGGCGGTTCCGGACGGTCAGCGGTTCGGTCCCGCTCTCCCGCCTGGTACGAGCACGAAGGACGTGCTGGGCGTGGGCATCGACGGGCGGGCCCGCCTCGACAGCATGGCTCTGGACGGTTCGGTCCGTACGAGTGGGGCACGGCTGCCGCTCGGCGGGCTCAACCAGTACGCCCTGCCGGTCGGTTCCGTCGGCGCGTTCACCTCGGACTGGGGCCGTGTCTCCCGGGTGCGGGCCACCTGCGGCACCGACACCGAACGGGCGGCGCCCTGCAGTGCGGACACCCATGAGGTGACGGTCAAGGACGGCCGCGTCGTGTCCCATGCCGACATGCCCGGCAGCGGTCCCATCGCGGCCGGCACGACGGTCCTGGTCGGCCGGGAGGCGGGAGCCCAGCAGTTGCGGAAGCTGTCGCTGGGCGAACGGGTCGCGGTGACACATCGCCTCGTCGCGGCCGCGTCCAGGATTCCGTACCGGTTCGTGGTGGGCGGCTACCCGGTCCTGAGGGGTGGTCAGCCGCTCGCCGGTCTCGACAACGCGACCGCGGCGGTGCGTACCGCGGCGGGCATCTCGGATGGCGGCAAACGCCTGACGCTGCTCGCGCTGGACGGTGCGCCGGAGTTCCGTACCGGTCTCACCATCGCCGAAGTGGCCGCCGTCATGCGGCAGTTGGGCTCGATCGACGCCTTCAGTCTGGACGGCGGCGGGTCCTCGACGCTGGTCGCCCGGGAGCCCGGTGCGGCCGCGGTGAGCGTACGCAACCATCCCAGCGCCGGAGCCGAGCGCCCGGTGCCGAACGGGATCGGCGTGTTCTCCCTGCGGTAG
- a CDS encoding DUF779 domain-containing protein, which yields MNSPAARVELTPAAAQLLRRLRAAHGPLMFHQSGGCCDGSAPMCYPEGEFRTGDSDVLLASLTVDGVDEPVSFWMSKSQYEVWSHTRLIVDVVEGRGSGFSLEAPEGVRFLIRSRLVGT from the coding sequence GTGAACTCACCCGCCGCGCGTGTGGAGTTGACGCCCGCCGCTGCCCAGCTGCTGCGACGCCTCCGTGCCGCTCATGGCCCGCTGATGTTCCATCAGTCCGGTGGCTGCTGCGACGGCAGTGCGCCCATGTGTTACCCGGAGGGCGAGTTCCGGACCGGTGACTCCGATGTGCTGCTGGCCTCGCTCACCGTGGACGGCGTCGACGAGCCTGTGTCGTTCTGGATGTCAAAGAGCCAGTACGAGGTGTGGAGTCACACCCGGCTGATCGTCGACGTGGTGGAGGGGCGGGGCAGCGGCTTCTCGCTGGAGGCGCCCGAAGGGGTGCGTTTTCTGATCCGTTCGCGTCTGGTCGGTACGTAG
- a CDS encoding class I SAM-dependent methyltransferase, with protein sequence MTERDVRLGTVQETLLIPLYGRAVENRKKEVALRDARAEEIVASIDYDFTRFENLPSLVGTVLRTSLFDRWVTDFLAENPTGTVVELGVGLNTRYERVDNDKARWFDLDLPDVIELRRTLFTDTPRRTMIAASVTDATWANTVTAGSTGPYFFAAEAMLPFLDERDVRHVVDLIADRFPGSLLALDTAGPGIVGAQDEHDALSKVEARMRWACADPAELADWRPGSSVLASHRLTSLPPRLHEELPSAYQEMLAGLAEQRLPAVDEYWMTLLQLP encoded by the coding sequence ATGACCGAGCGTGATGTACGCCTGGGCACGGTCCAGGAGACCCTGCTGATCCCGCTGTACGGCCGGGCGGTGGAGAACCGCAAAAAGGAAGTGGCCCTGCGGGACGCGCGGGCCGAGGAGATCGTCGCGTCGATCGACTACGACTTCACGCGCTTCGAGAACCTGCCCAGCCTGGTCGGCACCGTACTGCGCACCTCCCTCTTCGACCGATGGGTGACGGACTTCCTCGCCGAAAACCCCACCGGCACGGTGGTGGAGCTCGGCGTCGGCCTCAACACCCGCTACGAACGAGTCGACAACGACAAAGCCCGCTGGTTCGACCTCGATCTGCCCGACGTGATCGAACTGCGCCGCACCCTCTTCACGGACACCCCGCGCCGGACGATGATCGCCGCCTCGGTCACCGACGCCACGTGGGCCAATACCGTTACCGCCGGGTCCACGGGCCCGTACTTCTTCGCGGCCGAAGCCATGCTGCCGTTCCTGGACGAGCGGGACGTACGGCATGTCGTGGACCTGATCGCCGACCGGTTCCCCGGTTCGCTGCTGGCCCTGGACACCGCCGGGCCCGGCATCGTCGGCGCCCAGGACGAGCATGACGCGCTGAGCAAGGTCGAGGCCCGGATGCGCTGGGCCTGCGCGGACCCGGCCGAACTCGCCGACTGGCGGCCGGGGTCCAGTGTCCTCGCCTCCCACCGGCTCACCAGCCTGCCGCCGCGGCTGCACGAGGAGCTGCCCTCCGCGTACCAGGAGATGCTGGCCGGTCTCGCCGAACAGCGGCTGCCCGCGGTGGACGAGTACTGGATGACCCTGCTCCAACTGCCCTGA